The following is a genomic window from Spirosoma foliorum.
GGTTTTCATTCCGGATATTGTTTACACCACTGGCCAGCCGGGCCCCAATGCCTATGACTGCATTGTGCCGGGCGTATTAAGTTTATTGGACAAAGGCTTTGTTGATCGCGACCGGCTAGGTATTCAAGGGCAAAGCTGGGGCGGTTATCAGACTGCATACATCATTACCCGCACAAACCTGTTCCGGGCCGCTGAGGCTGGTGCTCCTGTAGCCAACATGACCTCGGCCTATGGTGGCATTCGCTGGGAAACGGGTATTGTCCGGCAATTCCAGTACGAAAAAACGCAAAGCCGGATTGGGGGTACGCTTTGGGATAAGCCGATGAACTACATTGAGAACTCGCCACTTTTCTTCGCGAATCGTATTCAAACTCCGCTGATGATGACACACAATGACGCCGATGGAGCCGTTCCCTGGTATCAGGGTATTGAGCTATTCTCAGCGCTGCGTCGTCTGAACAAGCCTGTTTGGATGTTGGTCTACAATGGCGAAGGGCATAACCTGACCCAGCGTCATAATGCGAAAGATTTGAGCATTCGCCTGTACCAATTCTTTGATTATTACCTCAAAGATGCGCCCACGCCAATCTGGATGAAAGAGGGGCGATCAGCCGTCGAGAAGGATCGGGGTGAAATGAAATATTGATATGAAAAGGCCTTTTATGTAACTTTACAGAAACAATCCGCCGACATGTCAATTATCAAGCAGCCGCTACTTTATGTAGGTTCTCAGGGAGAGAAGCATCTGTACACACTGTTCGACAGTGGAGCCAATCTGTCTTGTATCAATCCTGAGCACGTTCCTGAGTTAGCCCATTTGGAAAGTCTAGGTAGAATTCGGCGTGTGGCTACGGCAGCAGAAGGTCATTACATCGAAATTAAGCATGTTGTTCGGTTAGATTTCTATCTACAGGATGTACTTCTTTCCGATGAATTTCTGGTCGTACCGGGCTTGAGTGAAGAAGCGATCATTGGTGCGGCTACGATGCAGAAATGGCGCATCAAGTTAGATTTCGAGCATGATACAGTCCACGTGGATCCTAAAGTGGCTAAAATGCAGTTGATATAAGTTTTTGTACCCATGGGCTTCAGCCCGTGTATCAAGTATCTCATACACGGGCTGAAGCCCATGGGTACAAAAAACTATTCATTTACGGTAAAATTGATCATTTTCCCTTCTCCCAATTCCTGCCGTTTAGCGAATGAGTGCTTTCCTGCATGCTGAACCTTAAACGTTCGAAGTCCTATTTTGCCACTCAGTACGGTTAAGGCAATGTTCGTTTTCGGGCCTGTCTGACTTACAGCGCAAGTTCCCCAGGCGGAGCCGTTTGACCAGAAATAGTTTCCAGGTTTCGAGGTTATTGTCATCGTTTCTGTGACGCCCGAATATTGAAACTGGCTCCAGGCCAGCACTGCATTCCAACTGGTCATCGATCGGGCATAATGATAGCCGCATTCGGGTTCGTTAAATGGGTTTCGCTTTTGGCCGTCAAATCGATTCCGAATGGCCGAAAGACAGCTAAGGGCATTCTCGGTCTGGCCTTCATAGAGCATGCCTACCGCAGCACAATATTCAAAACCCGTCATCGACTCAGCAAAATAGGGGAATGGTACTTTCAAACGTCCTTTGGGCCAGCTTGCCATAAGCAATCCGGCTTCATCGCCCATAACGTACGAACGCATGTTGTTGAAATGATCCGAGAAGTTGTCCAGGTAATTGTATTTCATAATGCTTTTCAGCGTCGTCTGGATGTGTCTCTGATCGGCCAGATACCCTAGCCCTACTATGTGCGCCATCATCTGACCAACTAACTGATCCACAAGGCAACCTTTTCCTAACTGATAATCCGGCACATTCACAGTCGAATCGCGTTCCCAATTAAGAAAAGCAAAGGTTTTAGGGTCGGTGATTTTGTGCTCATAATACTCTCCATTAAACAGGTTCTTGTCTATCCAGGCACTCCCTTTCTTCGCTAAATCATCACACTTTTTAGCCAGCTCAGGATCGTTCATCGCGATGGCCATTTCACGACCCGCCTTTAATGCGCCCAGATACCAAAAACTCATCTGCGGATTGGGTCCGAAATAATCGACGTCCATCGTGTTATGTTGGCGTCCTTCCATTACGCCATCCTGGTTACCATCCCAACCGCCATTGACCCAGGCATAGCTCAGTGCTTTTTTCACCTGGGACCAGTTTTTCTTCAGAAACTCCTGATTACCGGACAATTGCCAATCGCGGTAAAACTTCAGGATTGTTCCCAATTGTCCATCGGCTGCGGCATTCTTCCACTCTTGCGCTTTTTCAAGCGGCAACATGACCCTAAAGCTCATCTTGCCAGCTTCGTTCGTCGCATAATTAAACTCAATATCCCGCATCGACTGCGACAGATCGGAGAATAAAAAGGCCGTTGCCTGCTCATAATTCCAGACATGGGTGCAAGAGCCAAAGCACGAGCCAAATTCATCGAAAACACCCTCCCAGCCCATTAAATGGCCACTTGGAATTCGGAAAACGGTTTGCGACCGTAGCGTGGCCAGGTTAAACAGCGCTGCTTCTTTAATCACATCGGGATAATCGCTTTGCAAAAAGGCGTTGACGAACTGTAGGGTTTTCTGCTCTAGGATCGGCAATCGGGGCAAGGTTTTGACAATAACATCCCAGGCATCGGCGTACTGAGCCGAATAGTAATTGCCAACGGCTGGTTGATCTGCCTTTGTTGAAAATGACGCCCAGGCCGCTCGATTCGGGAAATTCCAGGTGATAAAAAATGTAAATGTCTGGGTCTGACCAGGCGCAATGATTTTCTGAACTGCCAGCGACGCCAATGGATCATCATCAACTAGTTGCTTCTTTTCGGTCAGGACACCATCTGCACTAAAATCATCCCAGAAATCAAGCATGGCATTTTCCCAATCGTTAGATCGTGAACTGGTCCGGTAACTGACGCCCGTCTGGTTGTTGGTTGTCAGGGCTATGGTTCCCCAGGCCGCATCCCGCCGATTCACACTATCCGAGTGCATGAATATGCCCTGCACATCGCCTTGCTGTTTGTAGGTGTTCACATTCTTTTTAGCCCCGATTGGAACGTAGTCGCCTTTCCAGTCTTTTATGGATTTGCTCCCATCTCTGCCAACAAAATTCCGCATTGAACCACATACCGACACGGTTAAGGGTTCCTGACCTGTATTGCTTACCTCATAGGCGAGCACCGCAATGGGAATTCCACTGTTATCGGCATCGCCGGGAATAAAGGGATTGAAGCCTTTCACGGTTACACGAACCGGCATTCGTTTATCTGACAGATTCACCTGCCCAAACGGATAAGCCGCATCGAACGAAGCATCCGTAAAACGGGGGAAACCATGCTGATTCACAGGTCGCCCTTCGTAATGCTGAAATTCCGAAGGATCTAGTGGGCCAAGTAAAGCCTTCGTCATGGATTTGCCCTGAGTAGGTTGCACATTAATGGCAAAAAACGGGGCGTTATTTCCAACGGTAACTGTGCTAAACCCTTTGGCAGGCTTGTTCATGATTTCCCAATCGCGCAACTCCCCTCTCCCGCCGAGCGATACCGTTCCCGTACCAATTCCGCCCAGCGGAAGGGCAATGTTCCGCAGGTGGTCTTTGTCATAATGTTTCAGAGTTGGCCAGGCACTTGGTTTCCATTGAGCAACACAGATATGGGCTGTAAGCGACAGAAAACAAAGCAAATAGAGAAGTGATAGACAGGGCTGACAGGGAATACGGTTCATAAAGGGCTCTTTTTGGCAAGTAAACAGATCGGTATGACCCCGATGGGATCGTACCGATCTAGGCTACTAAAAGCGACGCCCTGGATAATTATTACTGTTGTAGAAAAAGGGATTAATTCAGCTCAAAAAGACTGATTATGAACCACCTCTCCTTTATTGAGCCGCTGCGCCTTCTTTAATGACTTCGCCTTTGAAATAGAGGACTTGCGTTCCTCCTTCGGCATTCGACTCAACAGTGACCGATTTATTAAACGCACCTAAAGCAGCGGCATTAAAAGTGGCCTTGATTACGCCCGACTGACCTGGCAAAACAGGTGCTTTAGGATACTCGACTCCAGTGCAGCCACAAGAACCTTTGGCCTGATTGATCACAAGTGGTAATTCGCCTTTATTCGTGAACGAAAATTCCGCTGTAACAGGCTTATTCTGAACAACACGCCCAAAATCATGGGTAGCACTCCGCCAGTTAAATAAAGCAGCAGGAACGGTCATGGCCATAGAAACGGCCAATACAACTAGCGAACCGAAAAACAGGAAACGTTTCATAGAAAAATGGTTTGAGATGGTTTATCAACTTGCCCACTCAGGCAACGATGCAAACCTACTTTCTCCATGTCGAACGCCTTGTTAAGCACTTGCTAATGTTTGTTAATGAGTTGTTAACGAGGGGTAAATTAGTGTAAGAGCGATTGAGTGATTGAGCGAATTCACGTTACTTTACAGTCACTCATTCACTCTTTTGCTTTTTCGCTCATTAAAAAATGTCTCGTCTACGCCTGTTAGTTGTTCTTTCGGTGCTATCCATCATCGGAATCCTGGCCGTACAGGCAATTTGGGTTCGGAATGCCTATGCTCTGCGCGAACGGCAGTTCCGGCAGTCGGCGTTTATTGCGTTGCAGGATGTGGCCGACGACGTAGCCAAGCTCAACAACTTCACCTTGAATCGGTATGCCGTTACCCAACTCTCGGCCGATTATTTCATCGTCAATACCGACGCCCCTATCGACCCGGCTACGCTCGAGCTATACATTCAGCGGTCCTTGCAGCAACATAATCTCATTACCGATTATGAGTATGGTATTTATAATTGCGAAACCGATCGAATGGTCTACGGGGCTTATGTAAGCACCAGTAGTTTGGCTGTAACGAAATTGCAAAACGGCAAAACGCTGCCGAAATTTCCACGATATACGTACTATTTCGGGATTCGATTTCCTAATCAAACGGCCTTTGTAGCTGGTCAATTAACAGGTTGGCTGTGGTCGACGATGGCGGTACTGCTGGTAGTTGGTTTCTTCGGCTACACGCTAAGTGTTGTGTTAAAACAGCGACGATTAACCGAAGTACAACGCGACTTTATCAACAACATCACCCATGAATTACAGACCCCGGTTTCAACCATTCGTATTGCGGCTGATGTCCTTCAATCTGAAACTATTACCCAACAACCCGACCGGCTGAAACAATATGCTCGTGTGTTGGGCGAAGAAAGTCGGCGATTGCAGAAACAAATCAACAGCGTTCTACAACTGGCCCGCTCCGAACGCACGGGTTTCGGCCTTGAACTAACGGAAGTCAATTTACATGAAGTTATGCGCACTGCCGCAGACTCCTTTACGCCAACTATTACTCTTAACTTGACTGCAACGAACGCACATATACGTGCCGACCGCTATCAACTCGAAACGGCCTTAAACAATCTGATTGACAATGCGATGAAGTATTGCACCCAAGAGCCTTGTGTCGTATTGCACACACGAAATGAAGAAGGACAACTAATCTGGTCGGTGAGCGACAACGGTATCGGTATTGCCCCCCAGCATCAAAAAGCTGTTTTTCAACAGTTTTTTCGGGTCTCATCCGGGCATACGCACGATGTAAAAGGCTTTGGACTGGGTTTATATTATGTCCAGCAAGTTATTCGTGCACATGGTTGGCGACTGAAACTCAGTAGCGAGGTAAGCAAAGGCAGCAAGTTTGAAGTAATGAGTAATTTATTAAAGAGCGAAAGAGTGAATGAACGAATGAGTGTTCTCTCAGCTATGCGCTCTTTCACTCTTTCACTCTTTCACCTTTGAAAACGGCTCACATTCTGTTCGTTGAAGACGATGTCAACCTTGGATTCGTTATTCGGGATACGCTCGAAAACGTCCCGTTTCGGGTTACGCACTGCACCAATGGCCCCGATGCCTGGACTGCGTTTCAGGCAGGTTCGTTCGATGTCTGTTTGCTGGACGTGATGCTGCCTCAAAGCGATGGCTTTACGCTGGCAAAGCAAATTCGCTCCATCAATACACAAGTCCCGATTTTATTCCTAAGTGCCCTGGCCAACCGGGATGACCGCTTGCAGGGGCTTCGTTTGGGAGCCGACGATTATCTGACCAAGCCCTTCAGTATTGAAGAGTTGATCCTAAAAATCAACGTTTTCCTCCGTCGAACAACGACTGCTGTAGATCGACAACCAGTAAGCCATACCACTCTCGATCGGCAAAATCTAACGCTTACGGTGAAAGGGCAAACACAGACCCTCACCCATCGCGAAGCCGATGTAATCGCGTACCTCCTCGACCGGCCCAATACGCTTGTCCGGCGAGATGAATTATTGCGGGCCGTTTGGGGCGATGATGATTATTTCATGGGTCGGAGTCTCGATGTATTTATTTCCCGACTCCGAAAACGTCTTGCTCAGGACCCAACTATCCGAATCGAGAATGTGCATGGAGTCGGGTTCGTTTTACGGCAGTAGCCACTGTAGGTACTAACATCATCTATTAGCCATATTATTTATCTTGCGCCCAACTTCGATACGCTACTATGGTTTTTAAATACTGCTCCATTTTCGTCACTTCGCTGGCCCTCGTTTTTGGCTGTAAAACAGCTAAAGTAGCCAGCAACGCAACCACTATACCTACCGCAAAAATTACCGAAGAAGGATTCCTGACCTGCTTTGCCGCCGGAACTTCACTGAACGGGCAGGCGGTCTGGTGCGAAGCGTCGGCTGTTGTGTTCGACGGCAGAAATCTGATCTTCGCCAATGATAAAGACATGCCCGCCGGTCAGAGTCCGGTGTTTGTGAAAACACCCGCAACACTGGCCGATTCGAACCAGTCCCCAACGTACCTGACGCAACCCATATTCTCCAATACCCGTAAATACGAGGACTTTGCCCAAACGCCCGATCGGAAGTTTATCCTGCTCACCACTGCCTTCGACCGTGTAAAACCGGGTAGCCACGATTGGGACAGCTACAATACGATTCTGTATTGGCGCAGTGGCGACGAGCAGCATCCGCACGTACTAGCTCCCGATGATACCAGCCATAATTCGATGGCTTATCGGCATCGAATTGCGCAGGTCCTGGCCAATAGCGAGTTTCCCGGCGAAATTCCTTATTTCAAAATTGAGGGGCTGGCTGCTACCGACAACCAACTTTTGTTCGGCATTCGGGAGATGGGTAAATCGTATGAAAGTTTCACCTATCAGGCAAAAATCATTGGCGTATCGTACCAAATTGAGAAAAGCGGCAATACAGAACGAATTCGCGTGCTGGACGATTGGAAACTGATCAATGATTTCGACATCGCCAATGCTGATGCAACGTTGCCGAAACCACTCGCCCTATCGAGCCTGGAATATGATCCGTTTCAGAAACGATTCTGGATGCTCACCTCGCAGGAAGCCAACGGGAAACTGGATGCCTATCTGTGGACCGCTACTTCCGATGAACTATACGCCAACAAGCCGTTCACGCTCATCCGCGATGCCAAGGGGCAGCCTGTACATACGCCGGGGCACAAAGCCGAAGACCTGACACCACTGGATGCCAGGCGGCTCCTGCTCATCTGTGATGACGACCGCGCCCGGACAACCATTGGCTCCCAAACGCGGCAGGTTAACCAGGCGGCCTATATGATCCTCACTGTATCGAGCCAAAAAAATCGTAAGTCCCTGTAATAAAGCCCAGCACGCCGGTTCCGTGTGTGGCTCCTTTTAACGGAATCAGCCTAACGTTCGTGGCACCCCGTTTTATCATGGCGTCGTAGGCATTCTGCGAGTTCAGAAAAGACACAATCTCATCGGCATCACCATGATACAGGCGAGTTGGGGTACGTGGTTTCCAGTCGTGAATGTCGTTGTCCTGAACGGCAGCCAGAAATGCTTTATCGGTACCATCGTTGATACCCTGTTTAAAACTATCCGTAAACGTCTGATTCAGACTTACATTAATAGAAACGTCTTTGCCCTGTGCTGCAATCTGTGTAGCATAGGGTTCTTTGAAGTAAGCCGATATGGGCCGATTCAGCCCATAAATTCGATCATAGGTTTGTAATACCCATATATAAAGTCGATTGATATAATCGACGCCTGTCGTCTTTTCGTTAATAATCTGCTTCATGAAAGCCGGTTTATCATAAGCGCCAGCCCCACAGCTCGAAGCCACTAAATTGAATTCATTTGTGGTCTCTTCCTCTATTTTCTTTTGTAGCGATAAGGTAGCGTAGCCTCCTTCTGAATACCCAGCAATGAATAATCGTTTGTCCCAGTTGATACCCTGATCGGTAAGGAAATCGCGGGTGGCACGTATCATATCCAGCGAGGCTGTAGCTAGTCCGTTACGCTGCTCATAGGTGTGCGGAAGGTCTTTGGAAGCTCCGTAGCCAATGTAATCTGGAGCCGCAATGATATAGCCCTGCGAGGCAAACACCGATCCAAATGAATACGCTTCACTACTCGAGCCGAAATTCGAGGGGGCATCGCTCTCGCTCGTAATTGTTCCATGTTGCATACTTAGCAGCGGCACGGCTGTTGGCACATTCGGAATAATAAGCGCTCCCGATGCTTTAATAGACTTTCCATCTGTATTCGTCGTGGTGTATTCTAACCGATACGCCTTAATTCCGTACCGAATAAAAAGCTGAAGAGCGGCATTCGTACCTGTAAAGCGACTACGTAACTGGGCGGTTGTGTACTCGCCTAGTAGTGTGCTCGTCACTAATGTGCGGGGGAACGCAGCTACAACTGCATCTCCCGATGTTTTGCAGCTTGTTGGTACAACGAGTAGAAGAATCCCTGCAAGTAGCAGAGAAAGAAATGATTTAATAGTCAACATGTAGTTGGATAAAACAATAGACAGGCTACTTATTTAACGTTTGCAAAGTCGTTTTCGTTTGCTAAAACAAATAAACAGACTGACACCAAAAAATAGTTAAATTATTAACAAACAGATAGTTGAA
Proteins encoded in this region:
- a CDS encoding sensor histidine kinase, which encodes MSRLRLLVVLSVLSIIGILAVQAIWVRNAYALRERQFRQSAFIALQDVADDVAKLNNFTLNRYAVTQLSADYFIVNTDAPIDPATLELYIQRSLQQHNLITDYEYGIYNCETDRMVYGAYVSTSSLAVTKLQNGKTLPKFPRYTYYFGIRFPNQTAFVAGQLTGWLWSTMAVLLVVGFFGYTLSVVLKQRRLTEVQRDFINNITHELQTPVSTIRIAADVLQSETITQQPDRLKQYARVLGEESRRLQKQINSVLQLARSERTGFGLELTEVNLHEVMRTAADSFTPTITLNLTATNAHIRADRYQLETALNNLIDNAMKYCTQEPCVVLHTRNEEGQLIWSVSDNGIGIAPQHQKAVFQQFFRVSSGHTHDVKGFGLGLYYVQQVIRAHGWRLKLSSEVSKGSKFEVMSNLLKSERVNERMSVLSAMRSFTLSLFHL
- a CDS encoding GH116 family glycosyl-hydrolase, encoding MNRIPCQPCLSLLYLLCFLSLTAHICVAQWKPSAWPTLKHYDKDHLRNIALPLGGIGTGTVSLGGRGELRDWEIMNKPAKGFSTVTVGNNAPFFAINVQPTQGKSMTKALLGPLDPSEFQHYEGRPVNQHGFPRFTDASFDAAYPFGQVNLSDKRMPVRVTVKGFNPFIPGDADNSGIPIAVLAYEVSNTGQEPLTVSVCGSMRNFVGRDGSKSIKDWKGDYVPIGAKKNVNTYKQQGDVQGIFMHSDSVNRRDAAWGTIALTTNNQTGVSYRTSSRSNDWENAMLDFWDDFSADGVLTEKKQLVDDDPLASLAVQKIIAPGQTQTFTFFITWNFPNRAAWASFSTKADQPAVGNYYSAQYADAWDVIVKTLPRLPILEQKTLQFVNAFLQSDYPDVIKEAALFNLATLRSQTVFRIPSGHLMGWEGVFDEFGSCFGSCTHVWNYEQATAFLFSDLSQSMRDIEFNYATNEAGKMSFRVMLPLEKAQEWKNAAADGQLGTILKFYRDWQLSGNQEFLKKNWSQVKKALSYAWVNGGWDGNQDGVMEGRQHNTMDVDYFGPNPQMSFWYLGALKAGREMAIAMNDPELAKKCDDLAKKGSAWIDKNLFNGEYYEHKITDPKTFAFLNWERDSTVNVPDYQLGKGCLVDQLVGQMMAHIVGLGYLADQRHIQTTLKSIMKYNYLDNFSDHFNNMRSYVMGDEAGLLMASWPKGRLKVPFPYFAESMTGFEYCAAVGMLYEGQTENALSCLSAIRNRFDGQKRNPFNEPECGYHYARSMTSWNAVLAWSQFQYSGVTETMTITSKPGNYFWSNGSAWGTCAVSQTGPKTNIALTVLSGKIGLRTFKVQHAGKHSFAKRQELGEGKMINFTVNE
- a CDS encoding DUF1573 domain-containing protein → MKRFLFFGSLVVLAVSMAMTVPAALFNWRSATHDFGRVVQNKPVTAEFSFTNKGELPLVINQAKGSCGCTGVEYPKAPVLPGQSGVIKATFNAAALGAFNKSVTVESNAEGGTQVLYFKGEVIKEGAAAQ
- a CDS encoding alpha/beta hydrolase family protein: MLTIKSFLSLLLAGILLLVVPTSCKTSGDAVVAAFPRTLVTSTLLGEYTTAQLRSRFTGTNAALQLFIRYGIKAYRLEYTTTNTDGKSIKASGALIIPNVPTAVPLLSMQHGTITSESDAPSNFGSSSEAYSFGSVFASQGYIIAAPDYIGYGASKDLPHTYEQRNGLATASLDMIRATRDFLTDQGINWDKRLFIAGYSEGGYATLSLQKKIEEETTNEFNLVASSCGAGAYDKPAFMKQIINEKTTGVDYINRLYIWVLQTYDRIYGLNRPISAYFKEPYATQIAAQGKDVSINVSLNQTFTDSFKQGINDGTDKAFLAAVQDNDIHDWKPRTPTRLYHGDADEIVSFLNSQNAYDAMIKRGATNVRLIPLKGATHGTGVLGFITGTYDFFGSIQ
- a CDS encoding retropepsin-like aspartic protease, with product MSIIKQPLLYVGSQGEKHLYTLFDSGANLSCINPEHVPELAHLESLGRIRRVATAAEGHYIEIKHVVRLDFYLQDVLLSDEFLVVPGLSEEAIIGAATMQKWRIKLDFEHDTVHVDPKVAKMQLI
- a CDS encoding response regulator transcription factor, with the protein product MKTAHILFVEDDVNLGFVIRDTLENVPFRVTHCTNGPDAWTAFQAGSFDVCLLDVMLPQSDGFTLAKQIRSINTQVPILFLSALANRDDRLQGLRLGADDYLTKPFSIEELILKINVFLRRTTTAVDRQPVSHTTLDRQNLTLTVKGQTQTLTHREADVIAYLLDRPNTLVRRDELLRAVWGDDDYFMGRSLDVFISRLRKRLAQDPTIRIENVHGVGFVLRQ